aaaaaattggaggaaaaaaataacaggCAATGGCATATTGATTATAATTTTAATGAAGTTTAACATACGGTGACGACCATAACATtgccaccaactccaatttaatatattggtatagataagACTTTTGGAGACAACTAGAACTAGAGACAAACTGGTAATTAGCATAGCAGTGGAGCATACTGCAAGAAAAACATCAAGTACTTAACAGAACTTGTTGGCTAAAAAAGGTTCCACTGAACTGCGACAAGTACACTAACAGGAACATAGCACCACCTAGCCTCTACTTAACTGGAAGAACACTTCACTACCTGTGGTGATGCAAGAACCTGAACAGGCTTCTTTCAAGCACGCACAGACGCTAGAAGATCTACCAAAGCTCAAGGTCAGACTCCAGTTACTTCCCAACATAGCTGCTGGTCTGCTGCCACTACGACACATCACATCGGAATGAGCTCAGCGGCACCTTGGCACCATCACTTTGCTGTTGCCTGGCCAAGACCAGAACCTATTATCTCCCCTCGCATTGCAATCACCAAGGCACCTTCACTTCGCATCTCTTTGATGAGTTGCTCGAGTCGTGGCGTCTGTCCAGAGATGAAACCAAAGAGTGCTCCTGTGGGAACACCAAAGGATGAAATGATCTGCCCATTGTTTGCAGGCACTGCGGTAGGCATGGTAGGAGTTGGTGCAGAGCGGGCTGCGCCTTCAGCAGGTCTTGGTGCGTTGGGTCGAGCAGTTGAGGGAGTCTGTTCCTTTTCTTTAACTTGCCTCTCAGCTTCTTCAGGAGCTTCAAGTCCAACGCGCATGTTTAACCCTGTCACCTGGTGACCATCTATCCTCGGTGAGGCATGCTTCTCTTCCTCCCGTGCACAAGAGCCTATGCGATGTTGTTCTTCATGCAGTGTGGGTGTGGCAACCTTAGCTTCGATGCGCTTGAATACCGCCCAGAGGTAGTGTTTCCCTTTGAAGGCTGCAAGGGAAAAGACAACATGGTAACACTTGCCATGAATGTTACAATGAAAAGAAAACTCTTAGTTACTGCTTTAGGAGAAACTGAATTATCTGTATACAATAATTACTATGCCAGGTTATATTTGAAAAGCAATGCCGCTAGACTGAGGTACAGAAATCAGGCGCATCATCATTTTGTTTCTATAGAAGCAATTCCAAGAAAGAGCAGAATGCTTACTTTGGTGTCGTTCAGGCAGTAGAACAGAAGGAAATATCAGCATCTCAGCTTCACCAACAACAGCTCGTAAGACCATATCATTCTCGATAACTTCTTGAACTAGTTGGTCCAAGTGTGCATCTTGCCTAGGGAAACTAGCATGTTTAGATTCCAAACTGAGCAGACGATAAAATGATGCAAATTAATGTCGAACAGTAAGCGAGATACCTCAATTCTTGGGGCAAGAAATACAAGGCGATGTTATCATCAGTGGGCCTTGATGTCTCAAAGCTTTTTGGCCAAGCCTCCAACCGAGAAAGCTTCGTCACTTCAACCTTAGGCTGCAATGATCTTGAAATTTTCCACACCTTCTCACAGTGTTTTACTGACAAATGTGCAGCCAAAGGCACATATTCCTTATTGTCTGTCTTAAAGACACCACTGTTGAATAAACAACAAAAAGTTTAGCATTCAGAGAGTACTGAGTAAACTTCAAAAAATGGAAATGAAGGCATATTTCTACCTCCATATGGGTTCATCAATTGGCAGGTCACTATGCTGTTGCACCTTGATAGATTCGGAAACTAATGGATTCAAGACCTTGGTACTCTTCACTAAAGCAGTTTGTGTGATCAATGCACCAGTTCCACCTTCAACACCCACAAGATTTTGAtcatcgtcatcgtcatcTTCATATTTGTATATTCTCCTTCTCTTCACCAGTTTACAATTCTCAACTTTTTCACTATCATGGTCCTCATGTGGTTTGGTCCTCTTCATCGGTGTCTCAAGCTTCTCTTCCAACAATGGATCAGTCCTCTTTCTCTTAAACTCGTCATCATTCAGCCCATGGTCTAATGTTGCATTCAGCTCCATGTTATTGCCCATGGATGATGCCTCCATCATCGGGTCAGCACACAATTCCTTGCCAATTTTAGGGAAAGAATTACCTCCCAAGTTGCACCGGTGGTTTTGTATGACttgattttctttctgaacatgaacgctcgCCATTTGCTCGGCATTGCGTGAGTTATGAACCATTGAAGAGGGATGCACTTTTTTTGAAATATGAGATTCGGAATCTGGGTCAACCTTCGACCCTATGAAACCAAGCTTTTCCAACTTTCCTGAGGAAAATCCACCCGGAAGCCGAGATGTCCTAGGCTTATCATTATCCCTCGGTTGAGGAACCATGCCATTGTTTAGCCTTAGGACAGACGATCTAGGCACCTCGTTATCCTTTGGCATGGGCATTCTTTCAGTACCCAGGCTCGAGGAAGAGGGCTTAGGATTCTCAGTATTCTTGGGTGAAGAAGTTTGAGCTTTGTTTAACCTCGAGGATAACTCCGTATTCTTTTGCAAAGAAACCAGACGATTGTTCAACCCTCGAAAAGAGGGCTTAGGGTTTTCGAAGTTATTCGATGGACAGGCTCTGACATTGTCTAATCTAGGCTTCTCAATGTGACTTTGTCTGGGTCTAGACTTCTTTATATTCTTCTGCGAACAAACCGTACCTTTGTTTGACATCAAACCCGAGGGCAACGGTCGCCGTGCCTGCACTACTACTCTAGAGTTATTTGGGAACGACACCCTCCTGAAGAAATCTTTGGTTTTCTTCGTCTCGTTGACACACCTTTTCCACATTATAGTCTTCTCTCTGGATGGCTTGCGCGACCTTGGACCAAAGGTACGACCATAATTCTGTCTTCGGTTTCCCATCTTGGGATACGACTCAATTTATTGAGACAAGTAACAAATTACGAGTGCCAACAAACACTATCGCATCCAAGACGTATCTACATAAAACACAAGCACAATCActataaaagaaaacatgtttaATAAGTTACTAATATGCAACTTTGCAGTTGCACAATGTAATTGTTCAATAACTTTTACCACAAAACGAAAACAATAAACATAGAAATAATTTAACAAATAATAGCTTTCCtaaagcaaaaaaatatagaaatgTTTGGAAGGAGTTCCAAAAGACAATGGATGATATTGTAAAATGAATGTAGACAACATCATGCATGGAAAATTATAGAACCATAAAGTTGGTAAGAGATACTAAaaccttttcacaaagaatagCGCTAACACATTTCGAGTTTTAACTTTAACCATCAATAAGACGAATAATATGTAGATAACGTGTCATAAATATAATAACATTGGAAACTTTTTTCGAATGACTTACACCGTGATGACTAATCGTAGTCAAATTAAGTATGCGACCAAGTGTGGAGAAAATTCCACCAATAATTGAGTCTAACTAATAATGTAACCAGATAGACCATAGATCTTCTACCAATTGTTTTGATCTAAGCAAGTTTGATGTTAGTGCTAGAGTATGTTGTCAAGTGAGCTTCACTACATGCTTACAAACATGATTATTTATGGTCAAACGTCATTTATGCAAAATTAGACTTCACAACTACAATAAATTGTCTACAAAAAATACACACCATATTTCATGTCATAGAAATAAAAACATTAACATTATTAGAAAGGACGACTTTTTCGTACTACCGGGTGTAGTTACTCCCACGTACGTTTCACACATATTTGGGAGAATATAGCGCAATCGGGAGAATGTAGAATGTGTATATGGGTAGTATGCAGTATGtagaatataaaatatattCAACTTTTTAGGTAGAATATGCAATTTTTAGCATACTCTATTGTATATACAAATATGAAGACATTTCTACAACATAGTAAAAACTACGTGCCaacttgcaattttttcaTGTAGCTCGCTTTGAAGTATCTTATATATAGTATCTGAATTTATTAAAAGTGATAAAATATAATATATTGTATCATATGGTAGAATATTCAACATGGGAGTAACTACACCCGGGAGTAGATGACTTTTTCATACTACCGGGTGTAGTTCCCACGTACGTTTCACACAAATTTGAGAGAATATAGCGCAATCGGGAGATTGTAAAATGTAGTTTCTTAGTATTGAACATAAATTTGTTCCCCAATTGACCATATACCATTCCATGAATTTCCACCAATTTTAATACATCAAATCACAAAACATGTTTCCTTTATATAAAGGCACTAACCTCAAACCTCACGTagactgtgattcaaaatgTGATTTAATAAGAGAAGAGCATAAAATTTGAAAACTAAGAACCCTCTAGAAGCCGTTCTAATTGGTATGATAAGTGTGTTGTACAAATGCAATGAAAATAACATtatatttgtataaaaataatatttaaaaCCAAATTATTTTGACTTGATTTCCCCACACACTTGGTcacgcaaagatttcatctaACACATACAACTTGACAAAGACTaatagaaaaagaacaaagaatAGTGGTATGAGAGGCATAACATCGAGCATGGTTGAAAATAGGAGATCtagcaaaaaaacaaatactaGTAGGATGAATAACACAATTAAAACAGATATAGGTTAAACCAAGTATACTAGGCATAACAAGCATATAGTTCTTGTAGAGTAAATAATTGTATTTTGGTTGAGTTACTTTTGTAAGAAGGAAAAGGATAACAACTACATTTTCCCTCTCCTGGTCATGGTCAACTTTAGATCTAGCGGCGGCTATGTAACAATTACTTGTCTGTACCTTGGCATTATTCTTTTGAACAGATGGCCCCACGATCCAAAGTAAAGATGCACCTCCTTGGCCCTAGGCTTTCAAACAGATGgctcctcaaaccaaaagtaGAAAATGCACCTCTGCACTATCTTTTAAACAGATAGCACCACAATGCTTAGGGAGACCGAACAAACACAGCATAATTTTGCTGTCAGCATATCCCGAGGCGGTAAGGCCTGGGACTCTGGCACCAGCAAGAATAAGTGTGTTAGTGTCAACCATGAGAGCACTTGGGAGGCAAGGCCATCTGTAAAACTTGAATCAGAAAGCCATCTGTTCCGCCTGTCCGGTCCAATCTAACCAGTCAAGCTACTGCCCATCTACACCAGCTTGAATGCTTGATCTCATGGCAGCAGTTGACGGTGTTCACGGGGACATGAAAGGCAGGAGCACCCAACCTAAGGTCCGAAATCAATCCTTCCCGAACCCTAAACTAAAGTAGGACTAAATCAACtactcctccgatccatattatatgtcccaaatttgctcaaatatggatgtatctacgcctaaaaggcgtctagatagatgtaatatttcgacaattaatatggatcggaaggagtaacaAATCCAGTCAACGATGCATTAGGCCAATCAAAACAGAGCATTAGCACACGCAAGAACATCCACGGTCAATCATGCATTGGACAAATCGAAACGGAGCATTAGCACACAAGCAAGCACATATATCGGCAAAAGGAACGCGGATGCATGGGATAGGatgcaaaagaatatgtaacATAGGAGTAAAGGCGCAAACCTCTCACGGCCTGCTACTCTGCTCTGGCGATGAACAAACCGGGACGGAGGTCTCGCGCTAGATCGGAACGGCGGCCTACAGATCGAGAATTAATCCACGTTGTGCCTCGGAAGAAACACGAACGAACTCGCCGGCTCTTGTCGTCGAGCGCGGCGCCGCTAAGGCGAACTACGAGAGCGCTGCTGGGCAAACCCCAGGATAGAGCAGCAGAGGAGCAAGACGATAGATGGGCAACAGAAACGGAAGAGCTAGCTCCTCCCGCGATGAAGCCCTGGCCGTTTTATTTATAGACGGTAACGCGCCAGGGTCGTGGGCGTGGCGCATCGGGAGACCGGAGtcgtgaagaagaaggaaggaaaCCGATCGGCGGAGGAAACGGAAACCGCAAAGGATATATCTCTTCGTGTCGATCTTTTTCCGATTCCCAGAGCGGATTCCGGACGGAGATCGTGCTGGCCGTTTGGTTTCGCGTTAAATGCCTCGCGATATTATTGCCGGGGGAGGGCAGCGGGTTGCACGGGGCGGGGGCGCACGACACGTTTTGTAGCTGCATGTCTGCGGCGCCTGCGTCCGGGGTCTGCACGTCCCCCCTGCTGCATTTGCTATCCTCGTCTGTTACCACCAGTGTACTCCTCCCATTTATATAAATTGTcccaaatttgatcaaatattaatgtatttatgtctatAAATacgtctggatacatgtaatatttcgataattaatatgcaccagagggagtattagcgTATCCGATAAAACCATTTTTATGAGGCAAATTTTAGtaaattaaataataaaaaaatatgggtaaaatttcaagtccaaacacAACTGTGTTAAGtagctgcaaaaaaaatcagtatGAATATTGGTACTTCACTACTCACTCCTTCCCAATTTAAATGATGTTTTAGATAAATATCGAATACCAAGGCAGCAGCTGAAAAGATCTCTTAAGGTCTTCTCCAACGTAGTATTCCAACCGGTCCAAACTTCACTTTTTGATGCATGCCGTTGGACCAAAGCTGGTACATACAGCAAAAAGGATGGATCGATCCATGTATATGGACCGATGCAAACAACCAACTGCAGAATAAAAAATTCCTCCATGGCCTTGGTTTGGGGATGGTAGGGGAAAGTATCACAGGAAAGAAAGGAGTAAGTTTTAGGATAGAGTTGTTTTATCTCTCGCGTGGGTCCTACTTCCGAGTATGAACCGGTGCATGTACGTTGGAGAGATGATCCAGTTGAAGGATCGGTCCCGGAAGATGTTACGTGGCACAGGAAAAATGAAGTATGGTCCGGCTACATTGTGGAAGGCCAATGAGCTGAATGCTGCGGCAGTTAATTTTTTCCACCACAAATAGCTACATGGAGCAGTGTGCCCAACGCCTTTAGTGCGCATGCCAGCGGCtgcaatttattttctttttaatttattttaaatGCATTTGGTTGAAATTTTACTcctttgtagaacatcacacctCCAACATCTGGTATTCTTGTAAGaatgttttgaaatttttaagcATGATTTTTATGGAGTTTGCACTGTAAGagtggttttcaccggatacgccACCATTAAATATATATCGTATAACCTTACGTAATTTGATCATATCTAATGTCCAACCAAGATATCATGAACATATACTCCAGTTTATTCGCCACCGCTTGTCATTTGACTAATATCAATACTCCATTTTATTAGTATTTCACAATGGTATTTTTGTTGCACTAGCTAAATGCACGTGCGTTGCTacgaaattaaaaatatatattacatgtatcagttattttaaaaaaattatgtgatCGTGTTTTCTAATTTGGCGCTAAATAAGAGTTCTCAAAATATTCATTTAAGGAATCATTAGCCCAAAAATATACATcaaaccaatcaaaagatcgtgatacataaataaatttactGCATTGAAACAATCCAGTGACAATCATCTAACAAGCTACGAAGAAGTCTTGGGAGGGtgaattgacgaccaccaactcagatctttatatgtgtaaagataaagaagtgTGGTCCGACTTTAAGAGGTTTGTTACGCTTACAAATGAAGCACTTCATTCttcaatatttttatttattcattgCATTACTCGTCCCTATAAACAAGGTGTACATTCTTTGAAAAATTCTATAAACAATGCGCATAACGTCTCATTAATTGCATTGTCCTGGGGAGTCTAATGGAGTAGCTCATGTTCTTCCGAGTAGAGAGGGTCCtcgttcttttttttggcagcATGATCCACCTGATTTTATCGTTGATGTATTCACAGATGTAACTTTTTTGATACTCACTTCGTCAACAAATAAGTGAACGTTTGGATTTAAAATTTGTCTACAAAAGAGTGTATGtctcttttttcaaaacaCTTTAGACTAAACCTGGTCATAGTGAGAGTAACATACATGCCTTGGGAAGTGTTATGTTACCGGTTGATACTAGTACTACCTCTCTCTTCATTTATTGATTGCCACATCACCCAAATGCATAGATAGCAACGCATGATATTAGGTACTGTATGTTACTCCCAGTATGATCagtctaagaaaaaaaatgattctCTCTCGTTACATGgaaatcaaaccaaataaCATTTATGCATGGATTTATCTCATTGGAGGTGGAGAACTAAAAAATAGAGACGGTGTATGGTAAATTTCCAATACATTTTCTAGCTGAAtgcttaattttattttaaaaccCAAACGTACGCTCTTTCGCGGACCGAGTTCCAGGCCGTTCTCCATTTTCACCGAATTCCACTGTACCGGGCCGATTTCCTATACCAGGAGTATTTAACATCGGGCATGAAGCGTTGAGTTTCATGAACGGGCTGCGGTTTCCTTCTTTGACCAATCAAAACGCATGCGGTTAAGAAGGGGGAAGGAAAATGCCAGCCTAATCAATTTAGGAAACCTAAACAATTGCATCTGCATTTAATCCGGGCCGCAATTAACGCTAATCAAGGACACGTTCGGACGCATTCCTTTGCTGGTTTTCTTCCGTTGGAATCAATCTCCCGCATTGATCGCAGCCTTCGTTAAGGTGAAAATGAAGAACGGCCAGTCATACcggaacagagagagtatgCAATAAAATCCATGATGACTTTCCCTATAAAACGTCTCATTAGCTTTACccataaaaaaaggaaaacaaaaaacgtCTCATTAGGCCTACATGCATCCAACTAGCGGAGCCACAAGTCCACAACACTCATAACGAAGAGATTAATTAGAATCTTGCATGCGCACTCCTGCTCGTTGGTGCCGGAAAACAAAATCcaggtcggagggagtattaaggATGATTTAATTAGTTTAATCATGTGCACGCATATCATCAATTCGTGCATTCTTTCCATCTCCGATTTAAAATTTGTGTATGAAAATAATACCTGCTTAAATCCTAAATATACAACCCGTTGgtaaaaccttttttttttggcgggTTCCTTTGGTAAAACCTTAACCTTTGACCTTGAGAACACTTGCAAAGGCTCACATCTCAATAAGATAAGTCCCTGCAGAATTTCAAGGCTtttgaaatttaaataagCGGACGAACTATTTACTTAAACTCAAATCACATGAAATTATTCTACTCCTTCCGTcgaacaaaaaatgtcttaaatttgtcaaaatttggatctatctagacatgacttagtgtataaatacatttaaattttgtcagatttgagacatcctttattaTACGGAGAAAGTAACAAAATAACATTAGACTACTGCACCACCAGGCTGCGCGGCACTTGTCACTGCACTCCATCGGTGGTGGCGGTGCCTGCCTGTTCGGTGGCGACGATTAGGGATTGTAGTACCTCCCCAACAGCACGGGATGGATGGGAATTTTCAACGTAACTCTGCCAACATCCCTGTATTTCCTGTAGGCCCTCAGGCTTAGTAGTTTGCAAATTGAACCCAGTTTACATGGACAATTGCGGACAGGTCCAATTAACAATACTAGTAttgactactccctccgtacttGTCGTGATTCTAATGCAATTAAAAGTATATGTGTACAAAAGTAAATATATTCATGTTCAATGCACTTGCTTTTAGCAATTATACTCCAGTTTATTAGATCCATTCAAGTTTAACAATAACAGTCCAGTGATCGGTATGCGTGTGTGAACTACGAAGAGAAAATCCCTCGAAAAAAACTACAAAGAGAAAAGAGACGCTGCAGGATCGAAGTTGCATATACTATTGCTCAGACTCGGAGGAATCGTCTCAAGACCACTTAATCATTTTCAGTCCAAACGTTCCGACAGCCAAGACCCACGGGTAAGTTGCTACAGCTGGTAAGTTCTTGGGCCTATAATTTGAATCTGATGTATTCCCTCTCTTCCTAATTAATTGCTGTCGGacattttgtcaaaaaattctTGCTATTTTCCGAAATCGTCCTGCAGTCCACGATCTATCAAAACTTTTGCAAAATAATCTGTAATTTTTCGAAATCAACGCGCAGTTCACAttcaattgaagatgtgtACGGCAGGTTGATTTCGTAAATTTAATAGAAGTTTTCTGCAGAATGGCCAGCACCAATTAATTAGAAACGGAGTATATTACTGCAGTATTCCAAGGACACAATTGGCACTACAGTGGAGGCACTTACGTACCAATCTGACCATGATTCACAACTCACAAACCAACTCAACATGAAAAGCAAAAGCGGAATGGATCACAGTTGAACGAA
The Brachypodium distachyon strain Bd21 chromosome 2, Brachypodium_distachyon_v3.0, whole genome shotgun sequence genome window above contains:
- the LOC112270935 gene encoding uncharacterized protein LOC112270935 — its product is MGNRRQNYGRTFGPRSRKPSREKTIMWKRCVNETKKTKDFFRRVSFPNNSRVVVQARRPLPSGLMSNKGTVCSQKNIKKSRPRQSHIEKPRLDNVRACPSNNFENPKPSFRGLNNRLVSLQKNTELSSRLNKAQTSSPKNTENPKPSSSSLGTERMPMPKDNEVPRSSVLRLNNGMVPQPRDNDKPRTSRLPGGFSSGKLEKLGFIGSKVDPDSESHISKKVHPSSMVHNSRNAEQMASVHVQKENQVIQNHRCNLGGNSFPKIGKELCADPMMEASSMGNNMELNATLDHGLNDDEFKRKRTDPLLEEKLETPMKRTKPHEDHDSEKVENCKLVKRRRIYKYEDDDDDDQNLVGVEGGTGALITQTALVKSTKVLNPLVSESIKVQQHSDLPIDEPIWSGVFKTDNKEYVPLAAHLSVKHCEKVWKISRSLQPKVEVTKLSRLEAWPKSFETSRPTDDNIALYFLPQELRQDAHLDQLVQEVIENDMVLRAVVGEAEMLIFPSVLLPERHQTFKGKHYLWAVFKRIEAKVATPTLHEEQHRIGSCAREEEKHASPRIDGHQVTGLNMRVGLEAPEEAERQVKEKEQTPSTARPNAPRPAEGAARSAPTPTMPTAVPANNGQIISSFGVPTGALFGFISGQTPRLEQLIKEMRSEGALVIAMRGEIIGSGLGQATAK